CACGGACTTGCACACCGGAAAGAGCTAGATGCACCAAGGCCTTTAGAAGAAATAAATGACCATTGGGAAAAGATCAACCTTCTCCTTGGGGTTTTAGTTCCAGCTCTGCGCGACCGCTTCTTTGACTGGACTAAAACACCGGATAAACTTTTAGAAATTAAAACAAAACAAGCAGACGGTGACATCAAACGACTTATACAGGTTATACAGGAAATCCCAAATAATTTGCGGACTCGGCAATACTTCTTTGACCGTCTGGAAAACCCTGAGTGGTTACAGCCGCTTTGGGAAAAAGGATTTTTCAAGCATCCACCGCAAGCCAAGCGTGATGAGGAGGGCAGCATCACTGGCTTCCCGCTGTGGCCTGAGGCACGCTATCTTGCGCGAATGGCCAAGCACAAGCCGGAGCTTGTGGCTGAGATTATTTCCCAAATGGATGATACTGATAATGCTTGGGTACAAACTAATCTCCTGGACGCGATGCTTGCGATGCCGCCCCGGCTATCGGCGCCGTTCGTCAATAAGGTGAAGCGCTGGGCGGAGCAGCCGGACTGGCTGGTGCCAGAAAAAATCGGCGAGGTAATCGCTCATTGGGCGAGAGGTGGTCTAGCAGATGAGGCTTTGGAAGTGGCGAAAGTGCTGTTTGACGTAATTCAGGACAAACAATGCGCGCAGACCCGGCCGGAGCCGCGGGTGCGCTTTGACATGTGGTATTACGAGAAGATTCTAAAGGAAAACTACCCTGAACTTGTTTGCGCGGCCGGGATGCCTGCGCTGGAACTACTATGCAGACTGTTGGACAAAGCGATTAAGCCTTATTGGATTAGCGACGACATTGAGACGTCCGAGGACTTCTCGGCGTTCTCCTGGCGCCCTGCTATCGAGGAACATTACCAAAACCCTACTAACACCATCGAAGGTGCGCTCGTTTCTGCCGTTCGCGACGCCGCAGAGCATGTTGTGCGCTGTGAGAAAGCAACTGTAGAAGAGGTGGTGAATTTTCTGGAAAGTCAACGCTGGAAGGTCTTCCGGCGCATCGCATTGCATCTGCTCAGGGTTTTTGCAGACAAAGCGCAACCGTTGGTAGTGGCCCGATTGATTAATCGAAAAAACTTCGACGATATTGGTGTACTGCATGAGTATGCTCTCCTTTTGCGGTCGTGTTTCTCAAAGCTGATGGAGGAAGATCAGGCTGAGATACTAGCCTGGATTGAGAATGGTCTAGATGTGGAACGTCTCAAGCAGCGGTTAGAGGAACAGACGGGCTCAACACCATCAGACGAGGAGGTTGTGCAATATAAGGAGAGGTGGCAGCTAGATTGGCTTGCGAGGATTGGATTGGAGAATCTGCCTAAGGAATGGCAAGAGCGGTATCGGAATCTCGCTGAAAAATACGGCGAGCCGGACCACCCTGAGTTTCTGGTTTACACAAAAGACGGTTTTTATGGGTTGGCCAGTCCGAAAACCGAGCAAGAACTCAAGGCGATGTCGGTAAATGAAATTGTGGAATTCCTAAAGAAGTGGGTGCCCGAGGAGGATGTTTTATGGCAGACTAGAGAGGCGCTGGGCAGAGAGCTGGCTACGGTCGTCCAACAGGACCCGGGCCGATTCGCCGATTTGGCTGACCAATTTGAAGGTCTGGACCCAACGTACATCCGCGCTGTTCTGAACGGCTTCCGGGGCGCTCTGGAGCAGGGCAAAACTTTCAACTGGAGGAAGATTTTGGACCTTTGCAAATGGATTGTCTCGCAACCACTTGAGATTCCTGGTCGGCAGGTCAGGGTATTTGATGCTGACCCCGATTGGGGCTGGACACGCGGAGCCATTGCCGATCTTCTCTACGCTGGATTAGAGAACCGTCCAGGAAGCATTCCCATTGAACTTCGAGAGAAGGTGTGGGCTATCTTGGAAGCGCTGATGAAATCCCCCGTCTCAGCGGAAGAGCACGTCAATACTTACGACGGCTCCTACATGGACCCCGCTACTCTCTCGCTAAACACTATTCGAGGTAAGGCGTTACATGCAGTCATCCTTTATGCTCTTTGGGTGCGGCGACATCTGGAAAAGGAGCCAGACTCGAAGGAGCGGCTTTTGAGGGGATTCAAAGAAATGCCTGAGGTAGTCGAGACCCTGGAAGCGCACCTCGACACGAATCAGGAGCCATCTCTTGCCGTCCGCGCTGTTTACGGTCAGTGGTTTCCCTGGCTTGTCGTTCTCGACCCTAACTGGGCGCGCGATAATGCGGAAAGAATCTTCCCTCGAAGTCAGAATGCCGAAGCATTCTTTGAAGCAGCGTGGAACACCTACGTCATTTTTTGCAAGCCATATGACAACGTGCTGAATATTCTTCGTCAGCAGTACAGGCAAGCAGTGGACAAGATTGGCATTGAGCGCAACACTCGATGGATGGCGGACCCCGATGAGAAACTAGCCGAGCATCTCATGGCATTCTATTGGCGCGGAAAACTTTTGCTTGATGACGACATCTTCGTGGCGTTCTGGGAAAAGGCACCTGATAACATTAGAGCCCATGCACTTAGGTTTATCGGCAGTGCATTGAAGCAAACTAAAGAAAAAATCCCTGAGGAAATTCTTAGTCGGCTCAAGCAACTCTGGGAATGGCGCCTTAAGATAGCCGATGAACGTGGGCTTTCTCAATTTGAAAAGGAAATAGAGGCTTTCGGATGGTGGTTTGTTTCTGAAAAGTTTGACCTGGATTGGTCCTTAGATCAGCTCGTCAAGTCACTGGAACTAGTCCACAGGATCAAACCCAGTTATGATGTGCTCAAAGCGTTGGCGAAAATGGGGAAGGCTTCCCTGCCGAGGTCCATTAAAGTCGTGCGTATGATCGCTGAAGGAGACCAGAACGGGTGGGAAATCTACGTAAGCCGCAAGGATATTCGTGCGATACTTCAAGCTGGGCTTCAGGACCCTATCGCCGAGGAGGAATCAAAAAAGGTCATTAATTACCTTGGCAGCCGTGGGTTTATCGACTTTAAAGACCTTCTACAATAATTTAGAGATTGGACCAGTTAAAAGATAGGCAGGCCGGCGGTAAAGCACGCCGCCAGCCTGCATGGGGTGCCGGATGGGCTATTCTTCGAAGTGACCGATTATGGCCCAGATATCTGGACAATTGCGATACCTGATATGGCGCTGAAGCCAGGGTACTCAACGGCGGTATGGGTATAAGCTCATGATATCCGCCACAGACAAGATATATCTTTCCACCGACCACGAAGGTACAATAGTAGCTATTGAGATGGGTTACATAAGGAGGAGACACCACTGGCGGCATCTCTCCGCGACACGTGGGACTCTTGATAGCGAGAGGTTAGTCTCTTTCATGGGGTTTCTGAGTGATACACATCGGCTACTGCTCCCAGAGCGGGATGAGTCTCAGTATCCAGCGTGTCATGTATACACCAGCAAGCGATGACAACGCCACCACTGGGACCATGATAACCCAGGCCTGCCAGCCAAGCGGCACGACACCGAATATTATGCGCAACGGCGTGTATAGAGCCACAAGCTGGAGCGCTACTGCTCCTCCATAACTCCAAAGCAGAGCCCTGTTTGACCATAGACTCAGGTTGTCCAGTTGCCTCACTACCATTATCCGCGTGAAGGCGTGCAATACAATGCCCGTGAACAGCATGGTGCGCGCGAACACTATTCCACCAAGTAGCAGACCTGCCCAGAAAATCAACACATACGCGATAAGCGTGCGGAGCACACTACCCACGATGGTGGCATTGATCGCTCTGTTCAGAATGGCTTCATTGTGTCGGCGCGGTCGACGTGTCATAATCTGTGGCACTGAGGGATCTGCGGCCAGCGCACTCGCAGGCATAAGATCCGTGACTACGTTAATCCATAGGAGCATTTGGGCCGACAACGGGAAATACCCTGTGATGGAGAGCGCCAGCACCGCAACCACTTCACCAAGACTGGTGCTCAGCAGGTAATTCGTAAACTTGCGGATGTTGTCGAAGATGCGCCGTCCCTCTTCAATCGCTGCAACGATGGTGGCGAAGTTGTCATCAAGCAGCACCATGGAAGATGACTCCTTGGCGATATCCGTCCCGCGCAGGCCCATCGATACACCGACATCGGATTGTTTCAAGGCAGTGGCGTCGTTCACGCCATCGCCGGTCATAGCCACAAAGTGACCGGCGTCCTGAAGCGCCTGGAGTACGTGCTGCTTGATGTCTGGTGTGGCGCGAGCCACGATATCTACGCCTTCCATGCGCTGACGCAGTTCGTCGCGAGACAGGTTCTCCAGCTCCCGCGCCTCGACGGCTCGCCGGCCCAGACCCAGCTTAGCGGCAACTGCGGTAGCCGTCCGCACGTTATCACCGGTGATCATCACTACACGGATGCCCGCTTTCTTTGTAGTCGCGATGGCATCCGCCACTTCGGGGCGCGGAGGATCCATCATAGCCTGCAGGCCGATGAACGTCATGCCCTGCTCAGCGGCATCAATAGCGTCAGGGGATGGTATCTCATTTCGGGAGAACGCCAGAACGTACAATCCCTCATCCTCCCACTGCCCAAGTACTCGCTCGACGGCCGCTCTCTGGTCATCACCAAACGCTATCTGACGTCCGTCAAACCAACTTGCTGTACATTTGGAGAGCACCGCCTCAGCGGCACCTTTCGTGTAGGATACAAATTTGTCGTCATATTTGTGGATCGTCGTCATCATTTTCCGCTCAGAACTGAACGGTATTTCGCTTACCCTGGGGTATTCATTCCGTTCGCGCTCAATATCCATGTGTGCTTGCCGTGCAGCGTTCAGAAGAGCCACATCCACTGGATCGCCGACAAACTTGGCAGACGGTCCGTCTTCAACTATGGCGTCGTTGCAGAGCACCCCGGCGAGAAGCAGTCTTCCAAAGGGTGACCCACTGTCATAGGTCACTGGGATTTCACCCGTACTGCCATCCGCGAACATCTTTTGTACAGTCATCCTGTTTTCTGTAAGGGTACCCGTCTTGTCAGTGCAGATGGTGTCCACGGAACCAAGCGACTCCACCACAGCCAATCGCTGGACCACGGCATGACGAACAGCCATTTGATGTGCTCCCAGAGCTAGGGCAAACGTCAGTACAATGGGGAGACTCTCGGGTATAGTTGCAACCGCGAGACTCAAGGTGTTGAGAGCTACATCCACGAACGACTCATGAAGCAGGAAATAGAGGATTACCCCGATTATCGCCGCTAGAATGCCGACGATTACCGTCATCTGCCATGCCATCTTGCGGACCTCTATCTGAAACGGAGTCGGACGCTCTTTCATCTGCTGCAGTGTTCCGGCAATCCGGCCAACCTCTGTAGACATCCCAGTGCGCACGGCCACTGCCAACCCTGTGCCGTGTGTCACAAAGGTCGAGGCAAATGCCATGCACGTCTGTTCTGCCAAGGGCGTGTCCGGAGACACAGGTTCTGGCGACTTGTCCACACCGACGCTCTCACCGGTAAGCGTTGATTCATCAGTACGCAGACTGTGAGTTTCGATAATGCGGGCATCGGCTGGCACTCTCTGTCCCTGAGAGAGTACCAGGATATCGCCGGGAACGACCTCAGAGGAATCAATCTGCTGCTTGGTCCCCTCGCGAATCACACTGGCTCTGAATGCTAGCAACTTGTTAAGCGCCTCCATCTCCTTCTGTGCACGGTACTCCTCATAGAAGTTCAGGATAACGCTGAGTAGGACTATGCCGAGGATGAAATAAGCGGTAAGGCGCCGGCCACCCTGTCCTGGCATGAAGCTTACGCCATAAGCCAGTGCTGCGGCGAAGAGGAGTACGAG
This region of Armatimonadota bacterium genomic DNA includes:
- a CDS encoding cation-transporting P-type ATPase; the encoded protein is MSHASTDSWHSLNASEVMSRLGTRLDGLTTDEVTDRLSRFGRNQIERRKPVSPLRLLFSQFTNPFILVLLFAAALAYGVSFMPGQGGRRLTAYFILGIVLLSVILNFYEEYRAQKEMEALNKLLAFRASVIREGTKQQIDSSEVVPGDILVLSQGQRVPADARIIETHSLRTDESTLTGESVGVDKSPEPVSPDTPLAEQTCMAFASTFVTHGTGLAVAVRTGMSTEVGRIAGTLQQMKERPTPFQIEVRKMAWQMTVIVGILAAIIGVILYFLLHESFVDVALNTLSLAVATIPESLPIVLTFALALGAHQMAVRHAVVQRLAVVESLGSVDTICTDKTGTLTENRMTVQKMFADGSTGEIPVTYDSGSPFGRLLLAGVLCNDAIVEDGPSAKFVGDPVDVALLNAARQAHMDIERERNEYPRVSEIPFSSERKMMTTIHKYDDKFVSYTKGAAEAVLSKCTASWFDGRQIAFGDDQRAAVERVLGQWEDEGLYVLAFSRNEIPSPDAIDAAEQGMTFIGLQAMMDPPRPEVADAIATTKKAGIRVVMITGDNVRTATAVAAKLGLGRRAVEARELENLSRDELRQRMEGVDIVARATPDIKQHVLQALQDAGHFVAMTGDGVNDATALKQSDVGVSMGLRGTDIAKESSSMVLLDDNFATIVAAIEEGRRIFDNIRKFTNYLLSTSLGEVVAVLALSITGYFPLSAQMLLWINVVTDLMPASALAADPSVPQIMTRRPRRHNEAILNRAINATIVGSVLRTLIAYVLIFWAGLLLGGIVFARTMLFTGIVLHAFTRIMVVRQLDNLSLWSNRALLWSYGGAVALQLVALYTPLRIIFGVVPLGWQAWVIMVPVVALSSLAGVYMTRWILRLIPLWEQ